The following coding sequences lie in one Mycobacterium gordonae genomic window:
- a CDS encoding class I SAM-dependent methyltransferase yields the protein MSDDDTGSTARLFALAEQVRGFMPGDEGQTLYAAALRYLDGGVGVEIGTYCGKSALLLGAAALQRGSVVYTIDHHHGSEEHQAGWEFHDSSLVDEVTGLFDTLPTFRRTLDAAGLDDHVVAIVGKSPIVARGWRSPLQLLFIDGGHTEAAAARDFEGWAKWVVAGGGLVIHDVFPDPDDGGRAPYQIYCRALASGQFREVGATGSLRVLERTGGEAGEPVD from the coding sequence ATGAGCGATGACGACACCGGCTCCACCGCGCGCCTGTTCGCGCTTGCCGAGCAGGTGCGCGGCTTTATGCCCGGCGACGAAGGGCAGACCCTGTACGCCGCCGCGCTGCGCTATCTCGACGGCGGTGTCGGCGTGGAGATCGGCACGTACTGCGGCAAATCCGCCCTGCTGCTCGGCGCTGCCGCGCTGCAGCGCGGCAGCGTGGTCTACACGATCGACCACCATCACGGATCCGAAGAGCATCAGGCCGGTTGGGAGTTTCACGACTCTTCGCTCGTGGACGAGGTGACCGGGCTTTTCGACACGTTGCCGACGTTCCGCCGTACCCTCGACGCCGCCGGACTCGACGACCACGTTGTGGCGATCGTGGGCAAATCACCGATCGTTGCCCGCGGATGGCGCTCGCCACTGCAGTTGCTGTTCATCGACGGTGGTCACACCGAGGCCGCCGCTGCGCGCGACTTCGAGGGATGGGCCAAGTGGGTGGTCGCCGGTGGTGGTCTGGTTATTCACGACGTGTTTCCCGACCCTGATGACGGGGGTCGCGCGCCGTACCAAATCTATTGTCGCGCTTTAGCTTCCGGCCAGTTCCGGGAGGTCGGCGCGACCGGTTCGCTGCGGGTGCTGGAACGCACCGGCGGCGAGGCCGGCGAGCCGGTCGATTAA
- a CDS encoding prenyltransferase translates to MALTAAGLLEPARAAFDWCRRMQRPDGSWPIQIRAGVIEDANSDSNFCAYVATGVWHHVLVTGDESFAAMMWPVVQRAIDFVIDLQVGYGEICWARSEAGPLAEALLTGCASIFHSIRCALALAALIGEPQPEWELALGRLGHAIVAHPEAFTEKDRYSMDWYYPILASALRGPAAAARIRQRWNEFVVGDLGIRCVVDRPWVTGAETCELVMALDAIGHRSAAYRQFGAMQHLRDGDGSYWTGLVFADGKRWPEERTTWTGAAMILAADALSGTTPGSGIFRGHALPSGLQTDFDCECVTAGPGR, encoded by the coding sequence ATGGCGCTTACCGCGGCGGGTCTGTTGGAACCCGCGCGTGCCGCCTTCGACTGGTGCCGTCGAATGCAGCGGCCGGACGGCTCGTGGCCGATCCAGATTCGGGCCGGCGTCATCGAGGATGCCAACAGCGACAGCAACTTCTGCGCCTATGTCGCGACCGGGGTGTGGCACCACGTGTTGGTCACCGGCGACGAGTCGTTCGCGGCCATGATGTGGCCGGTGGTGCAGAGGGCGATCGACTTCGTCATCGACTTGCAGGTCGGCTATGGTGAAATATGTTGGGCTCGAAGCGAAGCCGGGCCTCTGGCGGAAGCGTTGCTGACCGGGTGCGCCAGCATTTTCCACAGCATCCGGTGCGCGCTGGCACTTGCTGCCCTCATCGGGGAACCGCAACCGGAATGGGAACTGGCGCTGGGACGGTTGGGTCACGCTATCGTCGCCCATCCTGAAGCGTTCACCGAGAAGGACCGCTATTCGATGGATTGGTACTACCCGATCCTCGCGAGCGCGTTGCGCGGGCCGGCCGCCGCGGCGCGAATTCGGCAGCGCTGGAACGAGTTCGTGGTGGGCGATCTGGGCATCCGCTGTGTGGTCGACCGGCCCTGGGTCACCGGAGCGGAAACGTGCGAACTGGTGATGGCCCTGGACGCCATCGGTCACCGTTCAGCGGCGTACCGGCAATTCGGCGCGATGCAGCATCTGCGTGACGGCGACGGGTCCTACTGGACTGGTTTGGTGTTCGCCGACGGCAAGCGCTGGCCGGAAGAGCGCACCACATGGACGGGTGCGGCGATGATCCTGGCAGCCGACGCGTTGTCCGGCACCACGCCGGGCAGTGGGATATTTCGCGGACACGCGCTGCCATCGGGTCTGCAGACCGATTTCGACTGCGAATGCGTTACAGCCGGACCTGGCCGTTAA
- a CDS encoding class I SAM-dependent methyltransferase — protein sequence MLTVDFDRLGIGPSTKVIDVGCGAGRHAFEAYRRGADVVAFDQDAAELRSVDTLLRAMAEAGEAPKAASAKVVRGDALNLPYADETFDCVIASEILEHIPEDDAAIAELVRVLKVGGVLAVSVPRWLPERVCWLLSEEYHSNEGGHVRVYRASVLRDKITGRGMDLMHTHHAHALHSPFWWLKCAIGPSNNDHPAVTAYHKLLVWDLMQRPKITRLAESVLNPLVGKSVAMYFTKPGSVQSPAVQGYSVALG from the coding sequence ATGCTGACAGTCGATTTCGACCGGCTCGGAATCGGGCCCTCGACCAAGGTCATTGACGTGGGTTGTGGCGCGGGTCGGCATGCCTTCGAGGCATATCGACGAGGTGCGGATGTGGTCGCATTCGACCAGGATGCCGCCGAACTACGATCGGTGGACACCCTGCTGCGCGCAATGGCCGAGGCCGGCGAGGCTCCGAAAGCGGCCTCGGCGAAGGTAGTTCGTGGCGACGCACTCAATCTCCCCTACGCCGACGAAACTTTCGACTGCGTGATCGCCTCGGAGATCTTGGAGCATATTCCCGAAGACGATGCGGCCATCGCTGAGCTGGTCAGGGTGCTCAAAGTCGGCGGTGTTCTGGCGGTCAGCGTGCCGCGGTGGCTACCGGAGCGGGTGTGCTGGTTACTGTCCGAGGAGTACCACAGCAACGAGGGCGGCCATGTGCGGGTTTACCGGGCCAGTGTGCTACGCGACAAAATCACTGGCCGCGGAATGGATTTGATGCACACGCATCATGCCCATGCGCTGCACTCGCCGTTCTGGTGGCTCAAATGCGCGATAGGGCCATCGAACAACGACCATCCGGCCGTGACTGCCTACCACAAGCTGCTGGTGTGGGATCTCATGCAGCGGCCGAAAATCACCCGGTTGGCGGAGAGCGTGCTGAATCCGCTAGTGGGCAAGAGTGTCGCCATGTACTTCACCAAGCCCGGATCGGTGCAAAGTCCTGCTGTGCAAGGGTATTCAGTTGCTTTGGGATGA
- a CDS encoding glycosyltransferase family 4 protein: protein MRIALLSYRSKDHCGGQGVYVRHLSRGLVDLGHEVEVFSGQPYPELLDPRVRLTKVPSLDLYREPDPFRVPRPSEIRDSIDLLELATMWTAGFPEPRTFTLRAARLLADRAGDFDVVHDNQSLGSGLLTIAAAGMPVVATVHHPITRDRLLDLAAAQWWRKPLVHRWYGFSSMQKQVARQIPDLLTVSSSSASDIVADFGVSPGQLHVVPLGVNTELFKPGSSPRQPGRVMAIASADTPLKGVSTLLHAVAKLRTSRDLELRLVAKVETNGPTHKLIAELGISDIVHIASGLPDAELAALFASAEVACIPSLYEGFSLPAVEAMASGTPIVASRVGALPEVLGTDGACAELVAAADVDALTHALGKLLDSPERRRSLGAAGRSRAVNVFSWDAVAAQTVRVYQQAIQRRAAEGGPQC from the coding sequence ATGCGAATTGCGCTGCTGTCTTACCGGAGTAAAGACCATTGCGGTGGGCAAGGTGTCTACGTGCGGCACCTCAGCCGCGGCCTAGTGGACCTCGGCCACGAGGTCGAGGTGTTCTCGGGCCAGCCCTATCCAGAATTGCTCGATCCGCGGGTTCGGCTGACGAAGGTCCCCAGCCTCGACCTCTACCGCGAGCCGGACCCCTTCCGGGTGCCCCGGCCGAGTGAAATCCGCGACTCCATCGATCTGCTCGAACTGGCCACCATGTGGACCGCTGGATTTCCCGAGCCGCGAACCTTCACCCTCCGGGCAGCGCGGTTATTGGCGGACCGGGCTGGCGATTTCGATGTCGTGCACGACAATCAGAGCTTGGGAAGTGGGCTGCTGACCATCGCCGCGGCCGGCATGCCGGTGGTGGCTACCGTGCACCACCCCATCACGCGCGACCGTTTGCTCGATCTCGCTGCCGCGCAGTGGTGGCGAAAACCGTTGGTGCACCGTTGGTATGGGTTTTCCAGCATGCAGAAGCAGGTGGCGCGCCAGATCCCTGACCTGCTAACGGTTTCCTCGTCGTCGGCGTCCGACATAGTTGCGGACTTCGGCGTCTCGCCCGGGCAATTGCATGTGGTGCCGTTGGGGGTGAACACGGAACTGTTCAAGCCGGGCTCATCGCCACGGCAACCCGGCCGGGTGATGGCGATCGCCAGCGCGGACACTCCGCTCAAGGGCGTCAGTACCCTGTTGCACGCCGTTGCCAAACTGCGCACCAGCCGAGACCTCGAATTGCGGTTGGTCGCCAAAGTCGAAACCAACGGCCCGACCCATAAGCTCATCGCCGAGCTCGGCATCTCCGACATCGTCCACATTGCCAGCGGACTACCCGATGCCGAGCTGGCCGCGCTGTTCGCATCGGCCGAAGTGGCGTGTATTCCCTCGCTCTACGAAGGTTTTTCGCTGCCTGCGGTCGAAGCAATGGCGAGTGGGACACCCATCGTCGCCAGCCGAGTGGGTGCGCTGCCCGAAGTCCTGGGAACAGATGGTGCCTGCGCCGAGTTGGTGGCGGCCGCTGACGTCGACGCCCTGACTCACGCGCTTGGAAAGCTCCTGGATTCACCGGAGCGCCGACGCAGCCTGGGCGCGGCCGGGCGCAGCCGTGCAGTCAACGTGTTCAGCTGGGACGCGGTGGCCGCCCAGACCGTACGTGTCTACCAGCAGGCGATTCAGCGGCGGGCAGCCGAGGGCGGGCCGCAATGCTGA
- a CDS encoding lysophospholipid acyltransferase family protein, with translation MTRPRLPKELRHRDPEFIRAVLPPLWLASTVWFRAEVHGLENVPDEPVLFVGNHSGGGATPDTFVFLLAYNTYFTVEGRPLYALAHDTVTAAPVIGELTRKLGVVPAANSFAERIFDSGGSALVYPGGDVEALRPWRDRNKIIFSGRKGFLRLAHKCNVKIVPVVATGGHDTLIVLNDGRRTAQLLRLDKLARVKSMPMTLSIPWGLSPLPLPHFPLPAKIRMQVLDPIDVRARFGDEPDWDRALGYVTSVMQVGLSKLASKTIVPMVR, from the coding sequence ATGACTCGGCCACGACTTCCCAAAGAACTTCGTCATCGCGACCCGGAGTTCATTCGCGCAGTGCTGCCTCCGCTGTGGTTGGCCTCCACTGTGTGGTTCCGAGCCGAGGTGCACGGCCTCGAGAACGTGCCGGACGAGCCGGTGCTGTTCGTGGGCAATCACAGCGGCGGGGGAGCCACCCCGGACACCTTCGTCTTCCTGCTGGCCTACAACACCTACTTCACTGTCGAGGGCCGTCCCCTCTACGCACTGGCGCACGACACCGTCACGGCCGCGCCGGTCATCGGCGAACTGACCCGCAAGCTCGGCGTGGTCCCGGCTGCCAATTCCTTCGCTGAGCGCATTTTCGACAGTGGCGGCTCGGCCCTGGTCTACCCGGGCGGGGACGTGGAGGCCCTACGCCCCTGGCGCGACCGCAACAAGATCATCTTTTCAGGCCGCAAAGGCTTCTTGCGGCTTGCTCACAAGTGCAACGTGAAGATCGTGCCGGTGGTGGCGACCGGCGGCCATGACACCTTGATAGTGCTCAACGACGGTCGCCGCACCGCCCAGCTGCTGCGGCTGGACAAACTGGCTCGCGTAAAGAGCATGCCGATGACGCTCAGCATTCCGTGGGGACTGTCCCCACTGCCGCTGCCGCACTTTCCCCTTCCGGCGAAGATCCGCATGCAGGTGCTCGACCCGATCGACGTGCGCGCCAGATTTGGCGACGAGCCGGATTGGGACCGGGCCCTGGGCTATGTCACCAGCGTCATGCAGGTCGGACTGTCCAAGCTGGCCAGCAAGACGATCGTCCCCATGGTCCGGTGA
- a CDS encoding SRPBCC family protein gives MTQTVTVTRHIDCPLDVSGTFVTDPHGLFPKVSTFSRCRFVKARDDGELWDVYMESGTIQLGGRVLITPPTGSLLKWRAVQGTRHSFAALVEPDGDGSRLTLTLTFSTTGLGIARLSEWLGRGLVARNLEAAAEEIRHYLEFER, from the coding sequence ATGACCCAGACCGTCACCGTCACCCGACATATCGACTGTCCGCTCGACGTCAGCGGAACGTTCGTCACCGACCCGCACGGTCTTTTTCCCAAGGTGTCCACCTTCAGCCGATGTCGATTCGTCAAAGCGCGCGATGACGGCGAGCTGTGGGACGTGTACATGGAAAGTGGCACCATCCAGCTGGGCGGCCGCGTGCTGATCACACCGCCGACGGGCAGCCTACTGAAGTGGCGGGCGGTGCAAGGGACGCGACATTCTTTCGCTGCGCTGGTAGAACCCGACGGCGACGGCAGCCGCCTGACCCTGACCCTGACGTTTTCTACCACCGGTCTCGGAATCGCCCGGCTCAGCGAGTGGCTCGGACGCGGCCTGGTCGCGCGAAACTTGGAGGCCGCGGCCGAGGAAATCCGGCACTATCTCGAGTTCGAGAGGTAA
- a CDS encoding PPE family protein, SVP subgroup: MDFALLPPEINSTLMYAGPGSGSMVAAAVAWDDLSAELYSTASAYQSVITALTAGPWIGPAAAAMAAAASPYIAWLRVTALQAEHTADQAKAAAVAYETAFAETVPPPVVLANRSLLMTLIATNFFGQNTPLIALTETEYADMWAQDTAAMQSYAASSAAATTLTPFAGPSATTDSGGLSAQAAAVSQAAGTAAGEVQSAVSSAQQALAAVPDALAGLATPAPAAAISPFDIVTLLDFGAGLVSGSIDGVLATSALPYDVAGYHVGIHTDDIISGWAGVQGWPGTAAAPPTDFPVITNLGSPVSAGLGEAGSVGGLSVPPGWTTAAPGFRLAALTSPAAGASAAAEASAAEGAGALFGQMAVAGMAGRAMAGTIGTGGSGGPRTKERVGVAKRGTTAAAEVPEESAAPPPTLPGGPITSIAAELRELASLRDAGILTDEEFTEQKQRLLPR, encoded by the coding sequence ATGGACTTCGCGTTGTTGCCCCCAGAGATCAACTCGACGCTGATGTACGCCGGCCCCGGCTCTGGATCGATGGTGGCGGCCGCCGTGGCATGGGACGACCTGTCAGCCGAGCTGTATTCAACGGCCAGCGCGTACCAGTCGGTGATCACGGCTTTGACCGCCGGTCCGTGGATCGGCCCGGCGGCAGCTGCAATGGCTGCGGCCGCGTCACCCTACATCGCATGGCTCCGAGTCACCGCTCTCCAGGCTGAGCACACCGCTGATCAGGCCAAAGCAGCGGCTGTCGCCTACGAGACCGCGTTCGCCGAGACGGTCCCACCGCCGGTTGTCTTGGCCAATCGCAGCCTGTTGATGACGCTGATCGCGACCAACTTCTTCGGCCAGAACACGCCCTTGATCGCACTCACCGAAACCGAGTACGCCGACATGTGGGCACAGGACACGGCGGCCATGCAGAGCTATGCGGCGTCATCGGCGGCCGCGACCACGCTGACGCCGTTCGCCGGTCCTTCCGCCACCACCGATTCAGGCGGGTTGTCAGCGCAAGCGGCCGCGGTCAGCCAGGCCGCCGGAACAGCCGCCGGGGAGGTGCAGAGCGCCGTCTCCTCGGCCCAGCAGGCGCTCGCCGCGGTGCCCGACGCGTTGGCCGGCCTGGCGACCCCGGCTCCGGCCGCAGCTATTTCGCCGTTCGACATCGTGACCCTCCTCGACTTCGGCGCGGGTCTCGTCAGCGGGTCGATAGACGGAGTTCTTGCGACGTCTGCCCTCCCGTACGATGTCGCCGGCTACCACGTGGGTATCCACACCGACGACATCATCAGCGGGTGGGCCGGGGTCCAAGGGTGGCCGGGCACCGCAGCCGCGCCCCCGACCGACTTCCCGGTGATCACCAACCTCGGTTCGCCCGTGTCGGCGGGCCTCGGCGAGGCTGGATCGGTCGGCGGACTGTCGGTCCCCCCGGGCTGGACCACCGCCGCTCCCGGCTTCCGATTGGCGGCGCTGACGTCGCCTGCCGCCGGCGCCTCTGCCGCGGCAGAGGCTTCCGCGGCAGAGGGCGCCGGCGCGCTGTTCGGCCAGATGGCGGTGGCCGGGATGGCTGGGCGGGCTATGGCCGGCACCATCGGCACCGGCGGGTCGGGCGGCCCTCGCACGAAGGAACGCGTCGGGGTCGCTAAGCGCGGGACGACGGCGGCGGCTGAGGTACCGGAGGAAAGTGCGGCGCCGCCGCCGACGCTGCCCGGCGGCCCGATCACCAGCATCGCCGCCGAACTCCGTGAACTCGCGTCGCTCCGCGACGCCGGCATCCTCACCGACGAAGAGTTCACCGAGCAGAAGCAACGCCTGCTGCCGCGCTGA
- a CDS encoding cutinase family protein — protein MTARCLARISGVFVMTTWALLSVPLATPATASADPCSDVSIVYARGTHQEPGLGNVGQAFVDSLTSQLAGRSVEVYAVNYPANDDYHNSATSGADDASAHVQSTVASCPSTKIVMGGYSQGATVINLATTQMPAPVANHVGAVAYFGEPSSGFSSALWGGGPLPTISPLYSGKLISLCATDDPICTGGGNIMAHVSYIENGMTTQAATFAANRVK, from the coding sequence ATGACCGCACGCTGCCTCGCACGAATCTCCGGTGTCTTCGTCATGACGACGTGGGCTCTGCTGAGCGTGCCACTCGCCACCCCGGCCACCGCATCGGCCGACCCCTGCTCCGACGTCTCGATCGTGTACGCCCGCGGCACTCACCAGGAGCCGGGGCTGGGCAATGTCGGCCAAGCCTTCGTGGATTCGCTCACTTCTCAGCTGGCCGGCCGTTCGGTCGAGGTGTACGCGGTCAATTACCCCGCCAACGACGACTACCACAACAGCGCAACCAGCGGTGCTGACGATGCGAGTGCTCACGTCCAGAGCACGGTCGCCAGTTGCCCCAGCACCAAGATCGTCATGGGTGGGTACTCGCAGGGTGCCACCGTGATCAATCTGGCCACCACCCAGATGCCGGCGCCGGTTGCCAACCACGTCGGCGCGGTGGCCTACTTCGGCGAACCATCCAGCGGTTTCTCTAGCGCACTGTGGGGCGGCGGCCCGCTACCGACGATCAGCCCGCTCTACAGCGGCAAGCTAATCAGCCTGTGCGCTACCGATGACCCGATCTGCACGGGCGGCGGCAACATCATGGCGCACGTCTCCTACATCGAGAACGGTATGACGACCCAGGCTGCGACCTTCGCGGCCAACCGGGTCAAGTAG